A stretch of Amycolatopsis balhimycina FH 1894 DNA encodes these proteins:
- a CDS encoding cupin domain-containing protein has translation MHKQKVTKVAGGDVEPIRRIGGQVRIMLSPRNVDATAGFLATLTLQPEEFVAEQYNPYSDKFLYVVRGDVVIKVDGEPVALAADEALMVRRGQRHRIENHGETEAFLVFQLAPLAPRPELGHVDVEELPFPDAPGPRVGG, from the coding sequence ATGCACAAGCAGAAAGTGACCAAGGTGGCGGGCGGGGACGTCGAGCCCATCCGCCGGATCGGCGGGCAGGTGCGGATCATGCTCAGCCCGCGCAACGTGGACGCGACGGCGGGCTTCCTGGCCACGCTGACGCTCCAGCCGGAGGAGTTCGTCGCCGAGCAGTACAACCCGTACTCGGACAAGTTCCTCTACGTCGTCCGGGGCGATGTGGTGATCAAAGTGGACGGTGAGCCGGTCGCGCTGGCCGCCGACGAAGCGCTGATGGTGCGGCGCGGTCAGCGGCACCGGATCGAGAACCACGGGGAGACCGAGGCGTTCCTGGTCTTCCAGCTCGCCCCGCTCGCCCCGCGCCCCGAGCTCGGCCACGTGGACGTGGAGGAGCTGCCCTTCCCGGACGCGCCCGGACCCCGGGTCGGAGGCTGA
- a CDS encoding TetR/AcrR family transcriptional regulator has product MTAEPAAAVRPRNRKQLIVEAGATVFSERGYHAASMEEIAAGVGITAAALYRHFPNKYALFAECANVTVDRLVAALGDVPPDAALADVFAAVARVTVAHRGAGGVYRWEARYLNAEDRRVLRGKFAHVVGRVADAVRREYPWPGEHLRAVAALGAIGSITMHHNSIGRRRVEDLLRASALRVAATDPAVDARLVDLPARPVPRTRRSEILEAAVPLFERDGFAAVTNGMIAEAVGLVPSALYRYFPGKADILAAACLQAAGLLAQAVEQNLRRTAGPHDALIALTATYVAYSFEHNALNSVANAEIVGLPAALRRPLVAAQREHIAVWEQHLRQARPELDARQARVLVHAGFGVVVEAGRRLRWQDSAEHRAAVAALVMSALDL; this is encoded by the coding sequence GTGACCGCCGAGCCGGCCGCGGCCGTCCGGCCGCGCAACCGCAAGCAGCTCATCGTCGAGGCGGGCGCCACGGTGTTCAGCGAGCGCGGCTACCACGCGGCGTCCATGGAAGAGATCGCGGCCGGCGTGGGCATCACCGCGGCCGCGCTGTACCGGCACTTCCCGAACAAGTACGCGCTGTTCGCCGAGTGCGCGAACGTCACGGTGGACCGGCTCGTCGCCGCGCTCGGCGACGTCCCCCCGGACGCGGCTTTGGCGGACGTCTTCGCCGCCGTCGCCCGGGTGACCGTCGCCCACCGCGGGGCCGGTGGCGTCTACCGGTGGGAGGCCCGCTACCTCAACGCCGAAGACCGCCGGGTGCTCCGGGGCAAGTTCGCGCACGTCGTCGGCCGGGTGGCGGACGCGGTGCGGCGCGAGTACCCGTGGCCCGGCGAGCACCTGCGGGCCGTGGCGGCCCTGGGCGCGATCGGGTCCATCACGATGCACCACAACTCGATCGGCCGGCGCCGGGTCGAAGACCTGCTGCGGGCCTCCGCCCTGCGCGTGGCGGCGACCGACCCCGCCGTGGACGCGCGCCTGGTGGACCTGCCCGCCCGGCCCGTGCCCCGCACCCGGCGTTCGGAAATCCTCGAGGCGGCCGTCCCCCTGTTCGAGCGGGACGGCTTCGCCGCCGTCACCAACGGCATGATCGCCGAGGCCGTGGGGCTGGTGCCGTCCGCGCTCTACCGGTACTTCCCGGGCAAGGCCGACATCCTGGCGGCCGCGTGCCTGCAGGCCGCGGGGCTGCTGGCCCAGGCGGTCGAACAGAACCTCCGCCGGACGGCCGGTCCGCACGACGCCCTGATCGCCCTGACGGCGACGTACGTGGCGTACAGCTTCGAGCACAACGCCCTCAACAGCGTGGCGAACGCCGAAATCGTCGGCTTGCCGGCCGCCCTGCGCCGTCCTCTGGTCGCGGCGCAGCGCGAGCACATCGCCGTCTGGGAACAGCACTTGCGGCAGGCTCGTCCGGAGCTCGACGCGCGCCAGGCGCGGGTGCTGGTGCACGCGGGCTTCGGTGTGGTGGTCGAGGCCGGGCGCCGGCTGCGGTGGCAGGACAGCGCCGAGCACCGGGCCGCCGTCGCCGCTTTGGTGATGAGTGCGCTGGATCTATGA
- a CDS encoding epoxide hydrolase family protein, which translates to MTEEIRVRLQRTRRVTTPWRDDETRGISATKLDELLEYWAGGYDWGPHERRIGELPWTTARAGGTELRMIHQRSADPGAPVVVLLHGWPDSVLRFERVLPLLTDVHVVVPALPGFPFAAPLTAPGMSVDRIAGIVADALDELGYPRYTLSGGDVGGTVAEVLAAGHPDRVTALHLTNVAPQHAFAADPAKLAPDAAAYLGRAAQWFRAEGGYIAEQSTRPNTLAVALGDSPAGLAAWIVEKLEAWSDEAAFTPDELLTWVTAYWVTGTIGTSFATYAEPVTLPRRIDTPTVLSVFPRDTKPEPRSYAEAFLNVHDYVEHAAGGHFAAWEQPEAYADDVRRAVELGG; encoded by the coding sequence ATGACCGAAGAGATCCGCGTGAGACTGCAGCGCACGCGCCGTGTCACGACCCCGTGGCGGGACGACGAGACGCGGGGCATCAGCGCCACCAAGCTCGACGAACTGCTCGAATACTGGGCCGGCGGCTACGACTGGGGTCCGCACGAGCGCCGCATCGGCGAACTTCCGTGGACGACGGCCCGGGCGGGCGGCACCGAACTGCGGATGATCCACCAGCGGTCCGCGGATCCCGGCGCGCCGGTCGTCGTGCTGCTGCACGGCTGGCCGGACTCGGTGCTGCGGTTCGAGCGCGTCCTGCCGCTGCTCACGGACGTGCACGTAGTGGTTCCCGCGCTGCCGGGCTTCCCGTTCGCGGCGCCGCTCACCGCGCCGGGCATGTCGGTCGACCGGATCGCCGGGATCGTCGCGGACGCCCTCGACGAACTCGGCTACCCGCGCTACACGCTCTCCGGCGGCGACGTGGGTGGCACCGTCGCCGAAGTCCTCGCGGCCGGGCACCCGGACCGGGTGACCGCCCTGCACCTCACGAACGTCGCCCCGCAGCACGCTTTCGCGGCGGACCCGGCGAAGCTCGCGCCGGACGCGGCGGCCTACCTCGGCCGGGCGGCCCAGTGGTTCCGGGCCGAGGGCGGGTACATCGCCGAGCAGTCGACGCGGCCGAACACCCTCGCCGTGGCCCTCGGCGACTCCCCCGCCGGCCTCGCCGCCTGGATCGTCGAAAAACTGGAGGCCTGGTCCGACGAGGCCGCCTTCACCCCCGACGAGTTGCTCACCTGGGTCACCGCCTACTGGGTCACCGGCACGATCGGCACCTCGTTCGCCACCTACGCCGAACCGGTCACTCTCCCCCGCCGGATCGACACGCCGACCGTGCTGTCGGTGTTCCCCCGCGACACCAAACCGGAGCCGCGAAGCTACGCCGAAGCGTTCCTGAACGTCCACGACTACGTGGAGCACGCCGCCGGCGGTCACTTCGCGGCTTGGGAACAGCCCGAGGCCTACGCCGACGACGTACGCCGCGCGGTCGAGCTGGGCGGCTGA
- a CDS encoding TcmI family type II polyketide cyclase, with amino-acid sequence MTSRTLFVLKLKPGHADRVAELFAEHDRGDMPHEVGLTRRTLFRFHDLYFHLVEGPDDLLERLGKARERPDFRTINTELDAHLERYDPATWRDLRDSMAMPFYTWSTGPETPA; translated from the coding sequence ATGACGTCCAGGACACTGTTCGTGCTGAAGCTGAAGCCGGGACACGCCGACCGGGTCGCGGAGCTGTTCGCCGAGCACGACCGCGGTGACATGCCGCACGAAGTCGGCCTCACGCGGCGCACGCTGTTCCGGTTCCACGACCTGTACTTCCACCTCGTCGAGGGGCCGGACGACCTGCTGGAACGCCTCGGCAAAGCTCGTGAGAGGCCCGATTTCCGCACCATCAACACCGAGCTGGACGCACACCTCGAGCGCTACGACCCGGCGACCTGGCGGGATCTGCGGGACTCGATGGCCATGCCGTTCTACACCTGGTCCACCGGTCCGGAAACCCCGGCCTGA
- a CDS encoding helix-turn-helix domain-containing protein, with protein MTSRNAPATKQRILDQAKRQFAQHAYAAVTVKGVADAAGVSPNLITRYFGGKDGLFLAATRVEIPVADSFGGDRSELGSRLAASIVRRWSGAPGEDPLLVLQRASGERPEAAEALAAFLDTNSFEPLRRYLRDSGLDDADAHARAAAIDAFVLGVSTRRRVLRSELGDPAELEAWLGATIQRLADG; from the coding sequence ATGACTTCGCGCAACGCCCCCGCGACGAAACAGCGGATCCTGGACCAGGCGAAACGCCAATTCGCCCAGCACGCGTACGCGGCGGTCACGGTCAAGGGCGTGGCCGACGCGGCCGGTGTGTCGCCGAACCTGATCACGCGCTACTTCGGCGGCAAGGACGGCCTTTTCCTGGCCGCGACCCGGGTGGAGATCCCGGTCGCGGACTCGTTCGGCGGCGACCGTTCCGAGCTCGGGTCGCGGCTCGCGGCGAGCATCGTCCGGCGCTGGTCCGGCGCACCGGGGGAGGACCCGCTGCTGGTGCTGCAACGCGCGTCCGGCGAACGCCCGGAGGCGGCGGAGGCGCTGGCCGCCTTCCTCGACACGAACTCGTTCGAGCCGCTGCGGCGCTACCTGCGCGACAGCGGGCTGGACGACGCCGACGCCCACGCGCGCGCCGCGGCGATCGACGCGTTCGTGCTCGGCGTTTCGACTCGCCGCCGGGTGCTGCGTTCCGAACTCGGCGACCCGGCGGAACTCGAGGCCTGGCTGGGCGCGACCATCCAGCGTCTCGCCGACGGATGA
- a CDS encoding AzlD domain-containing protein, producing MTYHWTIVLALGVTAFTLRVVVPLAAGGRELPTWLRNALTCATPALIAGLVVTLLWPSSGDVSSMRTLTALAGVGAGVVLLAAKRSILTAMIGAAVVTALLRLAFG from the coding sequence ATGACGTACCACTGGACGATCGTGCTGGCGCTCGGCGTCACCGCGTTCACGTTGCGGGTGGTGGTGCCGCTGGCCGCGGGCGGCCGGGAGCTGCCCACCTGGCTTCGCAACGCGCTGACCTGCGCGACTCCGGCCCTGATCGCCGGCTTGGTGGTCACCCTGCTGTGGCCGTCCTCGGGTGACGTGTCCTCGATGCGGACGCTCACCGCGCTCGCGGGGGTCGGCGCCGGGGTCGTCCTGCTGGCGGCCAAGCGGTCCATCCTGACCGCGATGATCGGCGCCGCGGTGGTGACCGCCCTGCTGCGGCTGGCGTTCGGCTGA
- a CDS encoding TetR family transcriptional regulator, whose protein sequence is MTRRPHRRDPEGHRQAVLDAARTCFGERGFARATVREIAARAGVTHGLVLRQFGSKEQLFLAAVPGHRELDQVIAGDPETLPDRVAHAYVERMEANAAVDPLVVLLRSIASDQQAAAKLYSAMEAGSIRAYREVIDGPDVAARVAMLGAQLIGVTVNRYIARTGPLAELPAPALTAHLARVLRHILFDSGPSLAPEGSATS, encoded by the coding sequence ATGACCAGACGCCCGCATCGGCGCGATCCGGAAGGCCACCGTCAGGCCGTCCTGGACGCGGCCCGCACGTGCTTCGGCGAACGAGGCTTCGCGCGGGCGACGGTGCGCGAGATCGCGGCGCGCGCCGGAGTCACCCACGGCCTGGTGCTGCGGCAGTTCGGGTCGAAGGAGCAGCTGTTCCTCGCCGCGGTGCCCGGGCACCGGGAGCTGGACCAGGTGATCGCCGGAGACCCGGAAACACTCCCGGACCGCGTCGCGCACGCCTACGTGGAGCGGATGGAGGCCAACGCCGCCGTCGACCCCCTCGTGGTCCTGCTGCGCAGCATCGCCTCGGACCAGCAGGCGGCGGCGAAGCTGTACAGCGCGATGGAGGCCGGCAGCATCCGGGCGTACCGCGAAGTCATCGACGGCCCGGACGTCGCCGCGCGCGTCGCGATGCTCGGCGCGCAGCTCATCGGCGTCACGGTCAACCGGTACATCGCCCGCACCGGACCGCTCGCCGAGCTGCCCGCGCCCGCGCTCACCGCGCACCTGGCCCGCGTGCTGCGGCACATCCTCTTCGACTCCGGGCCAAGTCTGGCTCCGGAGGGGTCCGCGACGTCGTGA
- a CDS encoding response regulator transcription factor produces MSIVHAPQAEKATTSILVVDHQTLVREGLRAILTTRPEFHIVGEAADSSAAASLAGEKRPDVVLLDVDTPGKSIAETIRMIRKASPLSEIITLADCDESETVRELLDLGVRGYLLKNSSQWALIAAIYNVQHGNESAVLLVSRSSINQASPATKSLSPIEISILRLAAKAMTNGQIAVRLELSEAVVKKHLRNVFAKLGAVSRLDAVNKAVAARLVPSLP; encoded by the coding sequence ATGTCCATCGTTCATGCACCGCAAGCGGAAAAGGCGACCACGAGTATTTTGGTCGTCGATCATCAAACATTGGTCCGGGAAGGTCTGCGCGCGATTTTGACCACCCGGCCGGAGTTTCACATCGTCGGCGAGGCCGCGGACAGCAGCGCGGCCGCTTCCCTGGCCGGGGAGAAACGTCCGGACGTGGTCCTGCTGGACGTCGACACACCGGGGAAAAGCATCGCCGAGACGATCCGGATGATCCGGAAAGCCTCCCCTTTGTCCGAAATAATCACCCTTGCCGACTGCGATGAATCAGAAACCGTGCGCGAACTGCTGGACCTGGGGGTCCGCGGTTATCTTCTGAAGAATTCGAGTCAATGGGCGCTGATTGCCGCTATCTACAACGTCCAGCACGGAAACGAGTCCGCGGTGCTGCTCGTTTCGCGGTCCAGCATCAATCAGGCGAGTCCGGCCACCAAGTCGCTTTCACCGATCGAGATCAGCATTCTCCGGCTGGCCGCCAAGGCGATGACGAACGGCCAGATCGCCGTCCGGCTGGAACTTTCCGAAGCCGTGGTGAAGAAGCACCTGCGCAACGTCTTCGCCAAGCTGGGTGCCGTTTCCCGGCTGGATGCCGTGAACAAGGCCGTCGCGGCCCGGCTGGTGCCTTCGCTGCCCTGA
- a CDS encoding oxygenase MpaB family protein, which translates to MSNLSRRNALSLGVALGLASVASAVPAWASAAGTDPWWVWDDEADNLVAGLVDSGQVPAVNTALRPWLNNGDPLPAGLPAGLAAHLQQANRLPSWADRAKLRRAADFNRRKDTYLFVLYGLGSGIMSTVIPREARSVYWSAGGAAMQDRAAKTFTFGYDLSEQNAFEPSGQFVVTASKTRLVHAAVRHLLPRSAHWRAAADEQVPISNGDILVTFHSLGTFVHRKLLEWRVPMSAADEEAFLHQWQVAIHLLGVRDEFIPQTWAEADAQSARVLTPLLAPTTEGKELAEDLLGLTAQIDLGVTRGFLNEFVRYVLSDAVGDWLGLRRDYAAAVLVRTGWPAYIAFREGLLPIAPAGFFVFDQFLRALAMLFLNKGTSPTSTPITIPTGNRPGA; encoded by the coding sequence ATGAGCAATCTCAGCAGGAGGAACGCTCTTTCCCTCGGCGTCGCGCTGGGTCTGGCGAGCGTGGCGAGCGCCGTTCCCGCCTGGGCGTCGGCCGCGGGCACCGACCCGTGGTGGGTCTGGGACGACGAAGCAGACAACCTGGTGGCGGGGCTCGTCGACAGCGGCCAGGTCCCCGCGGTCAACACCGCGCTGCGGCCGTGGCTGAACAACGGCGACCCGCTGCCCGCCGGACTGCCGGCCGGCCTCGCCGCCCACCTTCAGCAGGCCAACCGGCTGCCGTCCTGGGCCGACCGCGCCAAGCTGCGCCGCGCCGCCGACTTCAACCGCCGCAAGGACACCTACCTGTTCGTGCTCTACGGCCTCGGCAGCGGCATCATGAGCACGGTGATCCCGCGGGAAGCCAGGTCGGTGTACTGGTCCGCGGGCGGGGCCGCCATGCAGGACCGCGCGGCGAAGACGTTCACCTTCGGCTACGACCTGAGCGAGCAGAACGCGTTCGAGCCCTCGGGCCAGTTCGTCGTCACGGCCAGCAAGACGCGCCTGGTGCACGCCGCGGTGCGCCACCTGCTGCCGCGGTCGGCGCACTGGCGGGCGGCCGCCGACGAGCAGGTGCCGATCAGCAACGGCGACATCCTGGTGACCTTCCACAGCCTCGGCACCTTCGTGCACCGGAAGCTGCTCGAATGGCGCGTCCCGATGTCGGCGGCGGACGAGGAGGCGTTCCTGCACCAGTGGCAGGTCGCCATCCACCTGCTCGGCGTGCGGGACGAGTTCATCCCCCAGACGTGGGCCGAAGCGGACGCACAGTCGGCGCGGGTGCTCACCCCGCTCCTGGCCCCGACGACCGAGGGCAAGGAACTGGCCGAGGACCTGCTCGGGCTGACCGCGCAGATCGACCTGGGCGTCACCCGCGGCTTCCTGAACGAGTTCGTGCGCTACGTGCTCAGTGACGCGGTGGGCGACTGGCTCGGCCTGCGGCGCGACTACGCCGCGGCCGTCCTCGTCCGCACCGGCTGGCCGGCCTACATCGCGTTCCGCGAAGGCCTGCTGCCCATCGCGCCGGCCGGGTTCTTCGTGTTCGACCAGTTCCTGCGCGCGCTCGCGATGCTCTTCCTGAACAAGGGCACCTCCCCGACGAGCACGCCCATCACGATCCCCACCGGGAACCGGCCGGGAGCCTGA
- a CDS encoding SDR family oxidoreductase encodes MSTAMIIGGTDGLGRFMAQRHADRGGTVVIAGRDAGRAEAVAKEIGPAATGIGLDLARPETIAASADGVPSLDHLVITASHQRPNTLRNFDIAEAVTAVTTKLVGYTEAVRVLRERFTPEASVVLFGGLAKERPYPGSTVITTFNSAVTGLVKTLAVEIAPHRVNALHPGLVGDSPRWRDADPGQVAERTPIGRLVTMAEIADATDFLLRNGGINGHDLFVDGGFLTR; translated from the coding sequence ATGAGCACTGCGATGATCATCGGCGGGACCGACGGGCTCGGCCGGTTCATGGCCCAGCGGCACGCGGACCGGGGCGGCACCGTGGTGATCGCCGGGCGCGACGCGGGGCGCGCCGAGGCGGTCGCGAAGGAGATCGGGCCCGCGGCGACCGGCATCGGCCTGGACCTCGCCCGGCCGGAGACGATCGCCGCCTCGGCCGACGGCGTGCCGTCCCTCGATCACCTGGTGATCACGGCCAGTCACCAGCGCCCGAACACGTTGCGGAACTTCGACATCGCCGAGGCCGTCACCGCTGTGACCACCAAGCTGGTCGGCTACACCGAGGCCGTCCGAGTGCTGCGGGAACGCTTCACCCCGGAAGCGTCGGTCGTCCTCTTCGGCGGCCTGGCCAAGGAACGGCCCTATCCGGGCTCGACCGTCATCACCACGTTCAACAGCGCGGTCACCGGCCTGGTGAAGACACTCGCCGTCGAGATCGCGCCGCACCGGGTCAACGCGCTGCACCCGGGGCTGGTGGGCGACAGTCCCCGATGGCGCGACGCCGACCCCGGGCAGGTCGCCGAGCGCACCCCGATCGGGCGGCTGGTCACCATGGCGGAGATCGCGGACGCCACCGACTTCCTGCTCCGCAACGGCGGGATCAACGGCCACGACCTCTTCGTCGACGGCGGATTCCTCACGCGATAA
- a CDS encoding AzlC family ABC transporter permease, which yields MSFVTETTTEPRSPAQVVRPVLPVAAADLADGMAFGALAASVGMGVLAPVAMSLLVFSGSAQYGAVAVIAQHGSVWAAVGAAAALNARYLLMGTTIAPALTGSAWSRAGTALLITDGSWAIAQRGEGRYDLRTLRVAGLLCLCGWTIGTGLGAVLGDAIGDPGRLGLDAAYPVFFLGLLRQHLKNVRAWGLAVLGVVTAAALVFWAPPGIPVLVAGAAGAVAGAILGVRR from the coding sequence ATGAGCTTCGTGACCGAAACGACCACCGAACCCCGTTCGCCGGCCCAGGTCGTGCGCCCGGTGCTGCCGGTGGCCGCGGCCGACCTGGCGGACGGCATGGCGTTCGGCGCGCTCGCGGCTTCCGTCGGCATGGGTGTGCTGGCCCCGGTGGCCATGTCGCTGCTGGTGTTCTCCGGCAGCGCCCAGTACGGCGCGGTGGCCGTCATCGCGCAGCACGGCTCGGTCTGGGCCGCGGTCGGCGCGGCGGCCGCGCTCAACGCGCGTTACCTGCTGATGGGCACCACGATCGCCCCGGCGCTGACCGGCTCCGCCTGGTCGCGGGCGGGGACGGCGCTGCTGATCACCGACGGCTCGTGGGCGATCGCCCAGCGCGGGGAAGGGCGTTACGACCTGCGGACCCTGCGCGTGGCCGGGTTGCTGTGCCTGTGCGGCTGGACCATCGGGACCGGGCTGGGCGCCGTCCTCGGCGACGCCATCGGCGATCCGGGACGGCTCGGGCTGGACGCCGCCTACCCGGTGTTCTTCCTCGGCCTGCTGCGCCAGCACCTGAAGAACGTGCGCGCGTGGGGCCTGGCGGTGCTCGGCGTCGTCACCGCGGCCGCGCTGGTCTTCTGGGCGCCGCCGGGTATCCCGGTGCTGGTGGCCGGGGCCGCGGGCGCCGTGGCGGGGGCGATCCTGGGGGTGCGGCGATGA
- a CDS encoding SRPBCC family protein: MAAHTDNSVLIDAPLDLVWAMTNDVPRWPRLFSEYAGAEVLGEHDNVVRFRLRTHPDPQGRVWSWVSERELDRAALLVRARRIETGVFKYMNLVWEYLPEPGGIRLRWVQDFEMKAGAHTDDAGMADYLNRASQAQQQHIKQCVEAAVASAAVGVD, from the coding sequence ATGGCCGCACACACGGACAATTCCGTCCTGATCGACGCGCCGCTCGATCTGGTCTGGGCGATGACGAACGACGTGCCGCGGTGGCCGCGGCTGTTCAGCGAGTACGCCGGGGCGGAGGTGCTCGGGGAACACGACAACGTCGTCCGGTTCCGGCTGAGAACACATCCGGACCCGCAGGGCCGCGTGTGGAGCTGGGTTTCCGAACGGGAGCTCGACCGGGCCGCGCTGCTCGTCCGGGCCCGCCGGATCGAGACCGGGGTGTTCAAGTACATGAACCTGGTCTGGGAATACCTGCCCGAGCCGGGCGGGATCCGGCTGCGCTGGGTGCAGGACTTCGAAATGAAGGCCGGAGCGCACACCGACGACGCGGGGATGGCCGACTACCTGAACCGCGCGTCGCAGGCGCAGCAGCAGCACATCAAGCAGTGCGTCGAGGCGGCGGTCGCTTCCGCGGCGGTCGGCGTCGACTGA
- a CDS encoding acyl carrier protein, translating into MTEFTVLDLKRMLETSAGDAGVDWTDVTTLGTSFEEIGYDSIALLELSALVQREYGIRIPDDTLAELPTPGTVIEYLNRRAAEV; encoded by the coding sequence ATGACCGAGTTCACCGTGCTGGATCTCAAGCGCATGCTCGAAACCTCGGCCGGAGACGCCGGCGTGGACTGGACGGACGTCACGACACTCGGCACGTCGTTCGAAGAGATCGGTTACGACTCGATCGCCCTGCTGGAGCTGAGCGCACTGGTGCAGCGCGAGTACGGCATCCGCATCCCGGACGACACCCTCGCCGAACTGCCGACTCCGGGCACCGTGATCGAGTACCTCAACCGCCGGGCCGCGGAGGTATAG
- a CDS encoding CGNR zinc finger domain-containing protein — protein MVPRPAAPPPLTLVQSLVNTRELLEDRDDLSTPAGLAAWAEAEGLPGLARPAEADLTRVRRLREALRQLLGGGAGLPGAVSVLNGELARTGTRPLLQAGPPGAEFTGDCTTSLDAAITRVLAAVVTARLDGSLSRLKTCGAEDCQWAFYDRSPNAASRWCETSVCGARHKMRAYRARQAAGTATR, from the coding sequence ATGGTTCCACGCCCCGCCGCACCGCCCCCGCTCACCCTGGTCCAAAGCCTGGTCAACACCCGCGAACTGCTCGAAGACCGGGACGACCTGAGCACCCCGGCCGGCCTGGCGGCGTGGGCGGAAGCCGAGGGACTGCCCGGCCTGGCCCGGCCGGCGGAGGCGGACCTGACCCGCGTACGCAGGCTCCGCGAAGCGCTGCGGCAGCTGCTGGGCGGCGGCGCCGGCCTACCGGGCGCGGTGAGCGTCCTGAACGGCGAACTGGCGCGGACCGGCACCCGTCCCCTCCTGCAGGCCGGCCCGCCCGGAGCGGAATTCACCGGCGACTGCACTACGTCCTTGGACGCGGCGATCACCCGGGTGCTCGCCGCCGTGGTCACCGCCCGCCTCGACGGTTCCCTGTCCCGCCTGAAGACGTGCGGCGCGGAGGACTGCCAATGGGCGTTCTACGACCGCTCCCCCAACGCGGCGAGCCGCTGGTGCGAGACGTCGGTCTGCGGCGCCCGGCACAAGATGCGCGCCTACCGCGCCCGCCAGGCCGCGGGCACCGCCACCCGCTGA